The Ptychodera flava strain L36383 chromosome 16, AS_Pfla_20210202, whole genome shotgun sequence region caacatttgtagcacgttttatttagtaattttagagtaatgtcacttattacaaagttcattaaatatgcaaataaaccctacattaacttgacactgttcaatgattcatagcacaattaaatatttataaaatcaatatctgtagcacgtttcacaaaattttagtgccgaaatttcagagttatatacctaattacaaagtttaaaaaatatgcaaatgaacccttaattaactttatcctattaaatgctttacaacacagatatctgtcgtatcagtaaagcagcagtttcatcacatttgatgcagttatttcggagttacattactaattataagacttcatggaatatgcaaatgagctaattattaacttgacactgccaaatgcttctcagtacaattagatatttatcaaaacaatatctgtacccaatttcactgacttgggtgccgtaatttcagagtaatatcacttattacaaagttcattaaatatgcaaataaaccctacattaacttgacactgtttaatgattcatagcacaattaaatatttatcagatcaacatctgtagcaagtttcatcaaatttaatgctttaatgttggagtaatatcactaattacaaagttcattacatatgcaaatgaacccttaattaacttcacacaactaaatgctctacaccacaattagatatctgtcggatcagtatatgcagcagatttcatcacatttggtgaagctattttggagttatatcactaattacaaaacttcataaaatatgcaaatgagctattgttaacttgacactgccaaatgcttctcagtacaattagatatttatcaaacaatacctgtacccaatttcactgacttgggtgccgtaatttcagagttatatacctaattacaaagatcattaaatatgcaaatgaacccttaattaactttacactactaaatgctttacaccacagttagatatcagtcggatcagtatctgcagcagatttcatcacattaggtgaagttatatcggagttatatgactaattacaaaccttcataaaatatgtaaatgagctatttataaacttgacactgcccaatgcttcgaagtataattagatatatatcagatcaatatttgttgcaagtatcatcaagtttggtgcaggaatttcagagttatctcactaataacaaaagttcattaattatgcaaatgagaagataattgacatgacactcacagtatcattataatgttcttagattgtcatctgtgaaaagtttcatgaaattttgtgcagtatttcttgatatatgtctacactgtcattaccgtctccatagggaaaccattgtatggaaaaaaacgatattgcataacttcattaatatgcaagccacacaaaccaaaatctaatcagttcttgcaagtagcacatggtacctgtgtaccaaatctgagttgaatccgttcaggcgtttttgagttatcgtgtaaacagacagacagacagacagacagacagacacacacacacacacacacacacaccacactaacacacacacacacacggacagacagacagacatcgctatgacaatagcccacgtgtttacacacgtgagctaaaaatcagacctctagctctattggctcgctcaaaattagatatgcgcataattaatgaggtacaatatatggtgtcataaggtgtcctatcataccaaatatgaagggtgtagcacttgtggttactgagttgtggacaaatatgtatatttgagctaaaaggtcattgaggtcacgtgacgttttgtcaaacaaattatattgttaacttatccctatataccaaaaatcagacctctagccttattggctcgctcaaaattagatatgcgcataattaatggggtacaatattcggcgtcataaggtgtcccatcataccaaatatgaaaggtttagcacttgtggttactgagttatggacaataatgtatatttgaggtcaaaggtcaccaaggtcacatgatattttgtcaaaatgtctcagatatttgcgtgaaccgatggactcactgatggactcacggacggatatgacccaatctataagccccctggactttatccgtggggacaaaatactgtgtcactgcatcctttaggcaatatgaatacgatgagaaactaaatttttatttttcttggccttatacatgggattctatgcagaactgacttatacatgggagtctatcgagatctgccttatacatgggagtctatggagttgtaaactaaaaagtcctctaacacggccaaatttgatcgcattttgaaacaaatcgacgtgcatctgtatggggttgggtactattcttgtgcaaagtttgaaagaaattgactagggcatgtctgagatatctgcgtgaacggacggacggacggactgacatgaccaaacctataactcccccaggacttcgtccgtgggcactaaaaacaacgcaacagttattacagctacacaggcggtaggttcatatccagagccacGTACGgcctgccgccgtcgcttgaaaacaatctcataaacctggccatatgggcaactgtgtatgggcagctggatgcttgacttcccggagaaggcgagctgtcacgttcaagctcaggattatttgtcaatcaaatttcagtaaatttaccttacctagatgaaattttgtctataggctgaaatttcgcaaaagtttgacaaaattgcatcgatttttcaggttcatatccgacatttttgagttttgagtgcagacagaaataagttttgaggcaacatggctgcgaccccatgttgaccccttgccctgcgtacgatctatgtgctacagctagcacacagcatcgtacgcagggctagcgagagagttgccgacatcgacggttatttacgagaagtgaataaaagactcatttttggaagcgatcgagtagctgaggtaggctgggatacgacttgggcccaagaacgctgaatttcggcagtaatttggctttttacgtcaagtcccaaaatggatttgaagtcaccgaccctacgtacgggtctttgcagggctgtggtgagcggggcgattagctgtagcggaacacacagcatcgtacgcagggctagttgaccccaagtgaaaatgtgttcgcgatcaaatcttcctatatttctttcagaattttcgacaaaatcattgcttcttaaatcttttgtaaaatataaaatactaaaataaaaatgcaatgtgccatgtctccagatttctaaaatatcgtttgttgaccgttcgacggaatactcatttcgcaaacttgtgacgcagttgaaattcaatactgaccgccaaataatcttaatgagacgagatcatctagacatcctccaaattatccaaccattcacgttagagttcagcttgcttagagtatcataacattcttcggccttcatttagatcgaccctaatctctcccatttaggaaataaatacacaagctaccttgacaaaacttcttgcaccatccaggaccaaacgcactacaaatctgtcttgacgtcattaTCTCCTTACATCATTATCTCCTTAATCGGCATACcatattttttagcaaaggagacacagaatacgtcggagtattcagtttcaaaacgtattacattgtgtgatgttgtcaaaaaaaggtaatgttactgcagtggtataaattacaaaacacaaaagttcaaatcagtttattttgggctggctttacccaacatttcatattgtttcttatgccagatttgaccacgtgcttactggcgacccctttacatgcaaattttgtgtcaaatggtgtgttctcctggaaaaacaaacgtacgatttctatatgaaggaggcgaaatttgccctcaaaactcgaaaccaccccttcatggagtgtacctagctattttgaacgagcttctcgaatctgcagctctatttcgaaatgatggtctggttttctcagctcaaggataagtgttctccatcgctgtgggcattactattctcaactgggggtacagtttccagtcgtaatgtttttcattgtgtccgggatataaaacctttccttttcacacttttactttgattaacactagtccacatcttgtcagcgattaaacatgtttcaagtttaaatgttaaattctggtctcgagccctcttgttcgaccaaactgaaattacccctcccactttggctcgtccagtgggtgtagcaagggtcgtgccatcgactaggaaacggagggtgcattaattgttgcatttcgatgcacattttgattatattcagaagattttgtggcaaaaaactCAGAtggagaagcattaatatttacatctcacttattcaagactggctgagagcagcacttccattcagttaacatcattacgccatttattatgccaagaaagatgaagccaagacattttgccctccctggtctcagccagaaatggttataccttacagagttttttcccacggaatgaaaacaaatgtacttgggctgaggcccaagtacaataataatttaCTTTCATGTCAAATGAATTCAAATTATGGCGAAAAATACACTGGCATAATCATACAAACTTTCACGTTACAAAAAGACTGAAAATAGTTGCCATAGGCACTTATCGAGTTCAGCCTCATACTCagaaatatattaatttacatTCAGTATGTGAAATGGCGACTATTCTGTGATATCACATAAAATGACATTACACGGtgagaaattagctgaaattgtagccaaaacagcaaaatcacaaatttatcagataatttttcaattctcTTTTAAATCTGTGTCTAGTGAAATACAGGCTTAATTTCCAGTCGCCTTGCCAAGATATCCCTTTAACGCAAGATGGACGATATTCTCGAATGCTTATAAAATAATCAACATATATGATGGacaattttaatgttaaaagaaaagaaCATCGGTCTTTTTCTCTATGACAGCCACCATTACCAATCAACCTCTCTCCCTAAAAAGGTAAAAAGTTATGAACTCTAGGGGGACTGCGTCGGAATCTATAACATCAAATAGCCTCTTGAATGCTTCTCATTTCCAAAATATGCAGGTATGTGTTCTGGTCTGATACCGGAGCTAATCCACGGATTGAAAGGACAGATCTGTCTGGAAGAAGAGATCGACGAGTTCTTGTGAATACCGACATAGAGTCACCGACACATTTGGTGATAGACATGCAGAATGACAGGTTTGAAAGAATAAAATCTTCCTAGTTACATAACAAAGTCACGCCCATGTATCAGAGAAATTGCTTCAATTTGCCAGATTGTTTTCATATGTCTAgtgaaaatattgattaaatACAGAAAGAGTGAATGCTAGAACCATGTTGTTAAGAAAATCGAAATTCATCGCTTATCAACTTTATGCCATTTGTCGCCCTGTACTAAATAACCTTCTTGGCAGCTTTTAATAGAGCGACTTTAGAATCTATTCTTTCTTAATAGGATTTATTGGGCTGACGGTGAAACTTATTCATAGAATCTATGGAACTTGATGGTCAACGGCGAGAAGTATTTTACAATTACTCGGGTTTGGTAGATGACCCATTTTTCCACTTCACAGGATTAGCCATATTTCAGGTAGGCAACGTTAgggaaatttaatgaaatctcACAGTCATCATATTTACTGTATGTCGAACTCCAAGATAAATCACAGTGATGTCCTCTCATgctctattctattctattagGACTTGCTGTATGCTACGGAAGTGGGCAATGTATTGAGAGTGTTTGAGATACCGAATAAAAGTCTTATTAAAAGTATAGGTTTTCCTGGTGAGATGAAAACCATGAAGTTCTTTCATGAGAGTTTGCAGCCGATTTCTCAAGGTATGGTTTCTACATATAAGTTGTGCATTGTATCTTTGCAGGCATttaaacaagaaattaaaattggAGAGTGTATGATTAAAGGGATTATCATATGTAGACAATAATTAGACAATAGTGGCAGAAATATGTGACTATATCATTATCATTTTTACTTTACTCATCGATATCAGTATGATTGATGTCTCTTTCTAACCTCTGACCAGCgttatcatgatcatcatcGCTGTACTCCTCCCGCTCCTTCTCCTCGtccttatcatcatcatcaccgtcaTCATTATTGTCACTTTCGTTTGTAATTGCCTGACTAGGATATGTATGTCGCGAGACATAAGAAGTCTTGCTAAAACATTGTGATTTCTTCTTGACATTCATTTCTTCGGAGACTAGCAAAGGGCTCGATAGCGTTTGGATTTAGCGTCTTGAACATAGTAGCCCTTCCAAGTAAACACAATGTAATCAGCTGATGGTGCATATGTTTTAACCACGAAAGACAGCCCTATCAATTATTTGCAGTTTTCCTTCCAATTTATTATCTTTTAATCTATGGCAACGTTTTATTCCGAAAGATGTATTGTGATACTTTCTTGTGTTTCCCTACATAGTACAGAAAAATTATCAGactcattttaacaaatacgaCATTTAAATAATGATTAGTATATCTTGCTTTTGAAGAAACAAAATCATATATGTCTCATTTATGAAGGTCCCTGTGATGTTTCAAACGGAggatgtgatgaaatctgcatcaACACGAAATATGGAGCAGAGTGTGTTTGTTCTCAACCAAGCTGCACTCCAGGTATGTAGGCCAATAATTCTTCCTTTTCacacaaaatatgaaacaagaaAAATGCTTCATGTACCCAATCGATTGCATGCAAATGAGTACTAGCTTTTTTATGATTTGCCACACTTCTGAGATATCAACTTTAATGCAGCCCAGCTGTTTATGTACATTATATCGCCTAAGTAAATTCTGATAATCCTCAAAGTATGACTTTGCGTTTGACATGCAGATATAGGAACCTCAAACAGTATTCAAATGAATCAGCGATGGCAAATTATGCCATTTGGTTTATATcagtaaagtttaaaaaaatatgaaaacaaaaataacatcaTTGTTAcacaacatttaaaattttgtatttttgtgtttgaaCGTTTCCAAAATGTATCATATTTTCTCCGATGCTGTTACTTTACAGTATTCAGATGTCCTCTAACAATAGCCAATGGCAAACTGGTCTCTCAGTGCGATAACAGAAATGGTCGCTCTTGTGATTTCACGTGTAACTCCGGCTACATCAGAGCCACAGACAACCCTGTTACATGCACTGAACTTGGAGAGTGGAGCATTAGCAGCCAAGATCTATGTCGACTTCGTAATATGTCTTTATTTATTGCTTATAATTAAATTCCCATTAGCTCCATGATTTTGCATTTCACTTACCAAAATTACCACCAAATCTTCTTTGAGGTATTTTGGATTTCCGCTATTGAGCcacattgtctttgaaaatgtcactctTTCAATCCTTGCTGATGGCTTTTGATCGATTAAATTCAGGCGCTTACTTGTACATTTGCGGCGGCAATGTTTGAGTTGCAAAATCTAGGTTGTGCCATGTTTCAAAACCGTCCCGCGGTATCACTTCGGTAAGCACTTTTACATAAGTTGAAAgtattaaattctttgttttgcgtccccacccgctcaggtttttaaggttttcatgaaaaacacagacagtgtatttgaataggaaattttaggacataaccgcttagctttcCTGAACTCCTCTCGTTGCTGCAGATAATTTA contains the following coding sequences:
- the LOC139115006 gene encoding low-density lipoprotein receptor-related protein 2-like, giving the protein MELDGQRREVFYNYSGLVDDPFFHFTGLAIFQDLLYATEVGNVLRVFEIPNKSLIKSIGFPGEMKTMKFFHESLQPISQGPCDVSNGGCDEICINTKYGAECVCSQPSCTPVFRCPLTIANGKLVSQCDNRNGRSCDFTCNSGYIRATDNPVTCTELGEWSISSQDLCRLRNMSLFIAYN